In Acidovorax sp. 106, the following proteins share a genomic window:
- a CDS encoding GGDEF domain-containing protein, which produces MSDSAAPHLVDLRDLRLDTAHALVTQVTGSSAAPSLDRSHPRQYLQGVIDGLCELSLKDPLTGLANRRHFRAVLEREIDRVTRSGEAALLLMLDIDHFKKVNDTHGHLAGDMVLQSVARTLAACVRPMDTLARYGGEEFAVVLPACQSAFGTVVAERIRRAVANTPIRISPSIELNVTVSIGGAFALQWIRSTTLLWIDRADHQLYQAKSAGRNRVSIEEQPDSTVSAEEKSLLFGPLYSPSGWGDLPPPLDATGSAY; this is translated from the coding sequence GTGTCTGACTCGGCGGCCCCTCACCTCGTAGACCTGCGCGATCTGCGCCTGGATACTGCCCATGCCCTGGTTACACAAGTGACCGGCAGCAGCGCAGCGCCCAGCCTGGACCGTTCACACCCCCGTCAATACCTGCAAGGCGTCATCGACGGCCTGTGCGAACTTTCGCTGAAAGACCCGCTGACAGGCTTGGCCAATCGGCGCCATTTTCGGGCCGTGCTGGAGCGCGAGATCGACCGCGTGACCCGTTCGGGTGAAGCAGCCTTGCTGTTGATGCTGGACATTGACCACTTTAAAAAGGTCAACGACACCCACGGCCACCTGGCCGGCGACATGGTGCTGCAGTCGGTAGCGCGCACCTTGGCCGCTTGCGTGCGCCCCATGGACACCCTGGCCCGATACGGTGGCGAGGAATTCGCCGTGGTACTGCCCGCCTGCCAATCTGCCTTTGGCACCGTGGTGGCGGAGCGCATTCGCCGGGCCGTGGCTAACACGCCCATTCGCATTTCTCCATCGATTGAACTCAACGTCACCGTCAGCATCGGCGGGGCGTTTGCCCTTCAATGGATTCGTTCCACCACATTGCTGTGGATTGACCGCGCCGACCACCAGCTCTATCAGGCAAAATCGGCCGGACGCAACCGCGTGAGCATCGAGGAGCAGCCAGACAGCACGGTCAGTGCAGAAGAGAAGAGCTTGTTGTTTGGCCCGCTGTATTCACCTTCTGGCTGGGGCGATCTTCCGCCTCCCCTGGATGCAACAGGCAGCGCCTACTGA
- a CDS encoding SulP family inorganic anion transporter: MPRISFSSWLPFLAWPRPSAALLRGEFWAGMTVGLMLVPQGVAYAALAGMPLVTGIYASLLPALVAVLFSASTRLGVGPTALTSLLIGASLTGLAEPGSAQWVQMAVWIALLCGALQCVMGLARFGWVVNVVTSPVLSGFTQAAALLILSSQLGALTGLRADFSALLQTPSLGLFDLTAAAFGLGAVVALWLAKRLKPTFPAAIVVVGLAGGISWISGYADAGGAVVGHLPQGLPGLQWPGLLPWSDFSSLLMPVLVITLVSFLETASSAKVESQRSGERWNENQDLIGQGLSKISSGLCGSFATSASFSRSAINLYAGAQSGWATVFSILVVLVVLLWLTPALYYVPQSALAAIVVTAVFSLIKPATFTRLWRTSRVESVIALVTFALTLATAPRMYWGVLAGLVMNLCHFLYQRLHPRIIEVGLHPDGSLRDRHLWNLPPLAPELLALRMDAELDFASASALERWVMEHLSAHPEIKHLCLMAQPVNRIDVTGLETFAQLHAQMLARGGCLHVSGLKLPVEAALRKAGLLPAAAGLHTYRTDADALVALQQLPPRVTPL, from the coding sequence ATGCCTCGCATTTCCTTCAGCTCCTGGTTGCCTTTTCTGGCCTGGCCCCGGCCCAGCGCCGCGTTGCTGCGCGGTGAATTCTGGGCGGGCATGACGGTGGGCCTCATGCTCGTGCCCCAAGGGGTTGCCTATGCAGCGCTGGCGGGCATGCCGCTGGTCACAGGCATTTATGCATCACTGTTGCCTGCCCTGGTGGCAGTGCTGTTCAGCGCCTCCACCCGGCTGGGCGTGGGCCCCACAGCCTTGACGAGCCTGCTCATTGGCGCATCGCTGACCGGGCTGGCCGAGCCCGGCAGCGCCCAGTGGGTGCAAATGGCCGTGTGGATTGCACTGCTTTGTGGGGCCTTGCAATGCGTGATGGGCTTGGCGCGCTTTGGGTGGGTGGTCAATGTGGTCACCTCCCCTGTGCTCAGTGGCTTCACACAGGCCGCAGCCTTGCTGATTTTGTCTTCGCAGCTAGGTGCACTCACCGGCTTGCGGGCCGACTTCAGTGCACTGCTGCAAACACCTTCGCTGGGGCTTTTTGACCTGACGGCGGCGGCATTCGGCTTGGGCGCTGTGGTGGCGCTGTGGCTGGCCAAGCGGCTCAAACCCACCTTCCCGGCCGCCATCGTGGTGGTGGGCCTTGCGGGCGGCATCAGCTGGATCAGTGGCTACGCCGATGCGGGTGGCGCGGTGGTGGGGCACCTGCCGCAGGGGCTGCCAGGCTTGCAGTGGCCCGGGCTTTTGCCTTGGTCAGACTTTTCTTCGCTGCTCATGCCTGTGCTGGTCATCACCCTGGTGAGTTTCCTGGAGACAGCCTCCAGCGCCAAGGTTGAGAGCCAGCGTTCCGGTGAGCGCTGGAACGAAAACCAGGACCTGATTGGTCAGGGCCTGTCCAAAATCAGCAGTGGGCTGTGCGGCAGCTTTGCCACCAGCGCTTCGTTTTCTCGCTCGGCCATCAACCTGTATGCAGGCGCGCAAAGTGGCTGGGCCACCGTGTTTTCCATCCTCGTGGTGCTGGTGGTGCTGTTGTGGCTCACCCCGGCGCTGTACTACGTGCCGCAATCGGCCCTGGCGGCCATTGTGGTGACGGCGGTGTTCAGCCTCATCAAACCGGCCACCTTCACCCGCCTGTGGCGCACGTCGCGGGTGGAGTCGGTCATCGCGTTGGTCACCTTTGCCCTGACCTTGGCCACCGCACCACGCATGTACTGGGGTGTTTTGGCCGGTTTGGTGATGAACCTGTGCCACTTTCTGTACCAGCGCCTGCACCCCCGCATCATTGAGGTAGGCCTGCACCCGGACGGTAGCCTGCGCGACCGCCATCTGTGGAACCTGCCCCCCCTGGCGCCCGAACTGCTGGCGCTGCGCATGGATGCAGAGCTGGACTTTGCCTCGGCCAGCGCCCTGGAGCGCTGGGTGATGGAGCACTTGAGCGCCCACCCCGAGATCAAGCACCTGTGCCTGATGGCCCAGCCCGTCAACCGCATTGACGTGACCGGCCTGGAAACCTTTGCCCAACTGCATGCGCAGATGCTGGCGCGGGGCGGGTGCCTGCATGTGAGTGGACTCAAGCTGCCGGTCGAGGCGGCCCTGCGCAAAGCAGGCCTGCTGCCTGCGGCCGCCGGATTGCACACCTACCGCACCGATGCCGACGCCCTTGTCGCCCTGCAGCAACTCCCACCCCGGGTAACACCTCTGTGA
- a CDS encoding sulfurtransferase: MTAVLNISCYKFVPLPDAEVLRGQLHASAVALDLKGTILLAEEGINFFLAGDAASVRGFVETLRGDERFADLDPKESWSDTVPFRKMLVKVKREIIRMDHPTIRPAQGRAPAVAPATLRRWLEQGHDDDGREVVTLDTRNAFEVDAGTFNNAIDWRIGKFTEFPAALQAHKAALQDKTVVSFCTGGIRCEKAAILMQEEGLEHVYQLEGGILKYFEQTDGAHYNGGCFVFDERAVLATDLSAPESLDIAIKK; this comes from the coding sequence GTGACTGCTGTTCTCAACATCTCCTGCTACAAGTTTGTGCCCCTTCCTGACGCAGAGGTGCTGCGCGGGCAGCTGCATGCCAGCGCGGTGGCTTTGGACTTGAAGGGCACGATTTTGTTGGCCGAAGAAGGCATCAATTTCTTTTTGGCGGGCGATGCTGCTTCTGTGCGGGGCTTTGTCGAAACCCTGCGTGGCGATGAACGGTTTGCAGACCTGGACCCCAAAGAGAGCTGGTCAGACACGGTGCCGTTTCGCAAGATGCTGGTGAAGGTCAAGCGCGAAATCATCCGCATGGACCACCCCACCATCCGCCCCGCGCAAGGCCGCGCCCCGGCTGTTGCCCCCGCGACGCTGCGCCGCTGGCTGGAGCAAGGCCATGACGACGATGGCCGCGAGGTGGTGACCCTGGACACCCGCAACGCGTTTGAGGTAGACGCAGGCACTTTCAACAACGCCATTGACTGGCGCATTGGCAAGTTCACCGAGTTTCCTGCCGCCTTGCAAGCCCACAAGGCCGCCCTGCAAGACAAAACCGTGGTGAGTTTTTGCACCGGGGGCATCCGCTGCGAAAAAGCCGCCATCCTGATGCAAGAGGAAGGCCTGGAGCATGTGTACCAGCTTGAAGGCGGCATCCTCAAATACTTTGAGCAGACCGATGGCGCGCACTACAACGGCGGCTGCTTTGTGTTTGACGAAAGAGCGGTATTGGCCACCGACCTTTCAGCGCCAGAATCCCTCGATATCGCTATCAAAAAATGA
- a CDS encoding MinD/ParA family protein: MSDALSPQPTTPNATPQQATPAAGARIIAVTSGKGGVGKTFVSANLAAALTRRGQRVLVLDADLGLANLDVVLNLHPKITLHDVFTGKATLDEAVIKAPGGFSVLLAGSGMVEYSRLTPEVRSQFLSVIQALTPQYDVVLLDTGAGISDVVLFSISLASEVLIVATPEPTSLTDAYAAIKVLAMQQKRQHVRIVINQAARPGDGRAITSQLQQVLDRFVSTQSGRPVRLIHMGDIPADPSVRDAVMRRQLLLLNTPGCPAALAISQLANKIETALLTQTT, encoded by the coding sequence ATGAGCGACGCGCTGTCCCCCCAACCCACTACACCCAACGCCACACCGCAGCAGGCTACCCCTGCGGCGGGTGCACGCATCATCGCCGTGACCAGCGGCAAAGGCGGTGTGGGCAAAACATTTGTGTCCGCCAACCTGGCCGCAGCGCTGACCCGCCGAGGCCAACGTGTGCTGGTGCTCGACGCCGACCTGGGCCTGGCCAACCTGGATGTGGTGCTGAACCTGCATCCCAAGATCACGCTGCACGATGTGTTCACTGGCAAAGCCACGTTGGACGAAGCCGTGATCAAGGCGCCCGGTGGATTTTCTGTGCTGCTGGCAGGTTCGGGCATGGTCGAGTACTCGCGGCTCACGCCCGAGGTGCGCAGCCAGTTTCTGAGTGTTATCCAGGCCCTGACACCCCAATACGATGTGGTGCTGCTAGACACCGGCGCGGGTATTTCCGACGTGGTGCTGTTCTCCATCTCCCTCGCGTCGGAGGTGCTGATCGTGGCCACGCCCGAACCCACGTCGCTCACAGACGCCTATGCGGCCATCAAGGTGCTGGCGATGCAGCAAAAGCGCCAACACGTGCGCATCGTGATCAACCAGGCGGCACGCCCTGGCGACGGCCGGGCCATCACCAGCCAGTTGCAGCAGGTGCTAGACCGCTTTGTCAGCACCCAATCGGGCCGCCCGGTGCGCCTGATTCACATGGGCGACATTCCAGCCGACCCCTCGGTGCGCGATGCCGTGATGCGCAGGCAACTGCTGCTGCTGAACACCCCAGGCTGCCCTGCGGCCCTGGCGATCTCGCAGCTGGCCAACAAGATCGAAACCGCGCTGCTGACGCAGACTACATAG
- a CDS encoding pirin family protein has protein sequence MTSIERIHPHDKDLGGGFRVRRLLPAMVRQSVGPFLFFDHFGPATVVPESEHDVRPHPHIGLATVTYLFSGAIQHRDSLGCVQQIEPGAINWMTAGRGIVHSERRPDTLANATYVNHGIQLWAALPPEHEEVAPSFVHTPADAIAQLQVDDATVRVLVGQAWGAQSPVVSLAPALYLDIQLPANGQLRLPAGMAQELGLYAVDTAVSVADEMLEPHTMAVLPADRPLALRAGAAPVRCMLVGGDALAERRHIWWNFVSTRKERIVQAASDWEAQHMGQVPGETEFIPLPAHRFKP, from the coding sequence ATGACTTCCATTGAACGCATCCACCCCCATGACAAAGACCTGGGCGGCGGCTTCAGAGTGCGCAGGCTGCTGCCTGCCATGGTTCGCCAGTCGGTCGGGCCTTTCTTGTTCTTTGACCACTTTGGCCCTGCCACGGTGGTGCCGGAGTCAGAGCACGATGTGCGTCCCCATCCGCACATAGGTTTGGCCACGGTCACGTATTTGTTTTCGGGTGCGATCCAGCACCGCGACAGTTTGGGCTGCGTGCAGCAGATTGAGCCGGGTGCCATCAACTGGATGACGGCAGGGCGTGGCATCGTGCATTCCGAGCGCCGCCCAGACACCTTGGCCAACGCCACCTATGTGAACCACGGCATTCAGCTGTGGGCGGCGCTGCCGCCGGAGCATGAGGAAGTCGCCCCCAGTTTTGTGCACACGCCTGCCGATGCCATTGCACAGTTGCAAGTGGACGACGCTACGGTGCGGGTGCTGGTGGGGCAGGCCTGGGGGGCGCAGTCGCCTGTGGTCAGCTTGGCCCCGGCGTTGTACCTGGATATCCAGTTGCCCGCCAATGGCCAACTGAGGCTACCTGCAGGCATGGCGCAGGAGCTGGGCCTGTATGCGGTGGACACTGCCGTGTCAGTGGCCGATGAGATGCTGGAGCCGCACACCATGGCGGTGTTGCCCGCTGACCGCCCCCTGGCTTTGCGTGCGGGTGCTGCGCCCGTGCGCTGCATGCTGGTGGGCGGCGATGCCTTGGCGGAACGCCGCCATATCTGGTGGAATTTTGTGTCCACCCGCAAGGAGCGGATCGTGCAGGCAGCCAGTGACTGGGAAGCGCAACACATGGGGCAGGTGCCTGGCGAGACAGAATTCATCCCCTTGCCCGCACACCGGTTCAAGCCCTGA
- a CDS encoding BON domain-containing protein, with protein MSMTSKATRVASMLAVSALALGLMACSKTEEPTAGQRLDSAVEKTEQAAAEARAKTEAAVQKAEVQMEKGAERAEVAAKDLGDSTKQAANTAMEKMDDASITAQVSAGLAKDPDLSAIKINVDTLGGAVTLNGPAPSLAAKDRAQTIAKSVKGVTSVTNLLVVSAG; from the coding sequence ATGTCTATGACCTCCAAGGCAACCCGTGTTGCGTCAATGTTGGCCGTCAGCGCGCTGGCTTTGGGCCTGATGGCCTGCAGCAAGACCGAGGAGCCCACCGCGGGCCAACGCCTGGATTCAGCGGTAGAAAAGACGGAGCAAGCCGCTGCCGAGGCCCGAGCCAAAACCGAAGCCGCCGTGCAAAAGGCTGAAGTGCAAATGGAAAAGGGCGCTGAACGGGCCGAAGTGGCTGCGAAGGACCTGGGTGATTCGACCAAGCAAGCCGCCAATACCGCGATGGAGAAAATGGACGATGCTTCCATCACGGCCCAGGTGTCTGCGGGGCTGGCCAAAGACCCTGATCTGAGCGCCATTAAGATCAATGTGGACACCCTGGGGGGCGCTGTCACACTGAACGGCCCCGCCCCCAGCCTGGCCGCCAAGGACCGCGCCCAAACCATTGCCAAGAGCGTCAAGGGCGTGACTTCGGTGACCAACCTCCTGGTGGTTTCGGCGGGCTGA